The following nucleotide sequence is from Amia ocellicauda isolate fAmiCal2 chromosome 2, fAmiCal2.hap1, whole genome shotgun sequence.
CTTTTTGACATCACTACCTACAGCTGTAATTTCGCCACAGAAGTCGAGTGCTAAAAGTTTGTGGTTTTGAGATGCATACTCACTCCAGTACATTGTCTGACCATACTTCAAATCAGAAAGGCTGACAGGATAGAAATCTGATGAATggacacacattttttttatctGAACCTCTACTGTTTGTGTCATAGTTTGCTTATCAGTGCTTATCATGGAGGGACTGGCACACaagcttgtcattttatatggATCAGCAGTTTGCAGGGCGAACCGTTGTGAATCTGAGGCCACAGCTTTTCTCTGAATGCTGCCAATGGTTTTAATGGGCGTACGAGTAATTTCAGTTGTGTAAATCTGACCTTTGCTAATGATTACTTCAGGATATTGGTGACCCTTCTGTGAATTAATGACCTGGGCCAACGCAGTAATACTCTCACTGTTTACAGAATCTATATCAATCAGCTGGAAAGAGAGATTTGAAATCTCTGCTGCACAAGACCTTGTCATACCAGAGAGCACAAACCCTGGACTAATGTGATCGATCACTTTTGCCGTCATTCTGTAGGTGATAGCTCTGATGGCACATGAGGACCTTTCCTCCTTCATCTTCTTAACAATCTGACGGTAAACTTCACAAACACTAACCAAGTACTCGAGAACTTTCTCAGTTTTCAGATCAGTGAGGTTTCCAATCCCCCACAGGAACAAAACCTCATCATAATCTCTGTCAACAGGCAGCTCATTTAAGTTGGCAAACATATCAAGGACGTTAAAGGTAAACAGCTTTGCCGGGTCCTTGTAGGATATGTATGTAGAGTTTTTATGCAAGTGCTGTCTTAGTGCTTTGACCACTCCTAGTTTGTCTGCAAAGACCAAGGCCTTTGTTTTACGATCATCGGAGCCCAAGTCCTCCTGAATTACCGTTAACTTATTTTGAAAGAAGAACTCTTCAGCAACTGAGAACGCTCTTCCCAAAAAAGTAATCCTAACATGTTTAAGTTCAACTAAAACAAGGCCTTCCTTGCTTGTGAAGCACCCACACACCTCAAGATAGGTAGATGTCTCTTTGGTTGTTCGTAAATACAGAACCATTTCCTCCTGCAGGGGCTCTAAAACTGTCAAACTGCCTATGGCTGAAGGGAACCCGGGTCTTGATTTGAACCCACTGGCTGCTACAACAGCTGTCATCTGCAAGAAATAATCTAACACCACTGGATGAATGCAGTAGTCATGTAACTGGGTCACAGTTTCTTCTGGTACCTTCACACTAGTCACAGCTTCCTTTAACTCTGCCCCACAGTGCACATCTCTAAGTTGTTTGAAAACTGAGCTGTACTGAAACCCAACCTCAGAGAGTTTCTTGTAGATTTCTTCCGACTTTACTACCGAGGCACATCTTTCGTAGACAAGGTCCAGTAAGATAGTACTTTCATCAACTGCCTTTCTTCTGCTACAATCAATAGTTCCAGATGCATAGGTTGCTAATGGcgactttattttaattatattttctgtCTCTGTTAGTTCAAGCTGCACTTTCATTTCAGGAGAATTGTGGCTTATAATGAAAGGGCTCTGGAAATGAAGAGTGATTTGCAATGAGCTGAGGGGCACTTTTGGTTTTGCACTTGCCATGAAAGATGCCAATCCCAATTCAACATACAGGGCAGCTGGCACTATAACGACACCATTGTTTTTATGGCCGTAAATATAAGCTATTTCATCTGATGAAAGGTTGCACTTGAATTCTTTACTGTCACTGTTTGTCTGGCGGAGCACAGGGTGATTAGAACCTGACACATGCTCGTTTCCTTTCCGTACCAATTCAAAATATGTCTCTTTCTTTAGACTGTCAAACTGATACTTTGGGAAAGGTGTTGGCACTGTCTCTTGTCCTTGGAAAATGTGTGCCCAGGAGACTTCGAACCCCATCTCAAAGAGATTTGACACAAGAGAAAGCAATGCCTCATGGTCATTGTCTGGCTTTACTGATGGAAAGACTGTGGTGTCATTACCTATTGTCTCCATGATATTCCTCTGCAGTGCCCTTCTTGGGCCTATTTCTACAAACACTACATTCTTGTCTTTGGCCGCAAATCTCACTGCCTGCTCAAATTCAACGGGTTCTCTAATGTTCCTGGCCCAATATTCGCCTGTGAGGAAATCTCCTGTAGAGCAAACCTTCCCTGTTACAGTTGAAATCAGCTCTATGTCCAATTTATTCTCTTTTAAGAAACCTATGTTTTCTTTAATTGGGTTCAAAATGGGATCCATCATGTGGCTGTGGTATGCAGCTGGGACATCCAAAACATGTAGGAACAGATTCTTGGTTTGGAATGAGGTTTTCAGTATCTGATGTAGGCTTTCTACAGCATCTGCATCCCCTGATAAGGTACATGACTGAGGGCTGTTAAAGGCAGCAAGGCAAAGTTTTCCTGAATAGTCAGGGAGCAGCTTTAAAACCTCTGGCACTGCTATATTGCTCACAACAAGCATTTTCCCTCCAGTCACCTTAGCCTGCAAAGTGCTACGGAAGAAAATTACTTTAACTGCGTCCTCAAGGGACAGTAATCCTGAACAATGGGCCGCAGCAATCTCTCCCACAGAGTGCCCAAGTATTACATCTGGTTTGATACCCCAGTGCTTTAACAGGCTGGCAATAGCAACTTGAATGGCAAAGAGGAGCGGCTGGACAACATCTGGTTTAGAGAAATCATCGTTATCATAATTATTCTCTAACTTTTCCAAGAGGTTCAGGGGTTTGTAATTCTGGAAAATGTTTTCTACCTCTTTCACCTTTTCTCTGAAAACATGCTCCTCTTTTAACAGTTGCTTGCACATGCCTCTGTAGGTCACCCCATtcccacaaaacacaaaacctaGTCGGGGATCTGCTTTTGATGGAAcaatctttttctttgttgcaGAATTAAGTTGCTCAGTTAAATTACTGAGAGAAGATGCAACAAAGGCTTTTCTGTATTTGAGTCTTGAGTGACTTCTCCTACATGCAGATGTATAGGACAGATTTGGAAGGTTCACTCTCTTGTCTTTGCTGATTCTTTGGACTGTGTCTTCCAACATCATTTTCAAAGACTTTTCTGAGGCTGCAGACAGCACAAACAATTTAGGAGAATTGTGAACCTCTGCCTTAACAGCATGGTTTTGTCTGTACTGTCTCACAACAGCATGTGCATTGGTGCCTCCAAACCCAAAGTTATTGATACCTGCAGCCCTTCCTAGTGGCCCACTattttcccacttcactgctgtggtGGGCACTCTGAGGTTCAGGGCTTTGGCATCGATGCTTGCATTGTCTTCAGAATAAAACAGTGAGGGGACAATGGTTTCATGGTGCATCATCAACAGTACCTTGATGAGCCCTGCTATGCCTGCTGTAGACTCAGTGTGTCCAATGTTACCTTTCACAGAGCCGATGTAAAGAGCTGGTGATCCTTGGGGTCGGGCTTTGGCAATGATGCTGGAGATGCTGCCTGCTTCTGTGGGGTCACCTACAGGGGTTCCTGTCCCATGAGCCTCTACATATTGGACATGTGAAGGGTCAATCTGTCGACAGTAAATGGTTTTCAGCAGTTCCTCCTGTTGAGTCATGGAGGGCTTGGTGATTGGAGTGACTGTGCGGCCATCTTGATTAATGGCAGTGCTGCTTATGATGCCCCACACATGGTCAAAATCCTTCTGAGCCTGTTTACAGAGGAGGTGAAAATGAAAGGTCTTTGTATTAATTCATCTTTCTAGATTAATTTAATGAATAGGCTATTCTGAGGATATTTTTCTAATGACAAGATTCCACAAAAACTGCTGTTCTATACAGACCATTAATTAAGTTTCTGAAAAAATGTACAATGCAGGAGTTAACGAAATTGTGTATGTCCTATTGGTGATTTGTGTTAGCTGTTGTCTTAAAACATcagttaaacaaatacatacaaaacatcttaatataaatatgaaataatgtTTCCTTCATATTCTTTAGCAGCTATGCTTTAGTCATTTCAGATTGAAACTGTTACTTGCAAAATgattgagaaatgtactttaaTATAATTCAGGTTATCCTTATcatttaagaagaaaaaaaaaaaaaaaaatatatatatatatatatatatatatatatatatatatatatacacacacacacacacacacaaattatgtatttattcatttttcttaaCAAATGGATACGGATAACCTGAATTATTTTATAGTACATATATATGTTGCAGGTGCAGTAGAGTGAGAAGCATGCTACACCAAATAACACAGGAGGGTTAtcactgtactgattttacaGAGGGGTTTAATCACCTATAGCAAGCTCCTGTACACTATGAGACCCGTTACATATGAAACAACactaatataatttatttgtgtTCTGATAGCACTTACCTGCTCTCTTTAAATCAGTGATCAGTGCTCAAATCAAGTCAAATTCATGAATTGTATGTTTGGAAGTGTTACCTTTTTCAGTGGCTTAAGTAAGACAACCCCACAGCCTTCCCCTCTTCCATAGCCATCTGCTTTACTGGAGAAGGGTTTGCTGGTGCCTTCAGGTGAGATCATTTTTGCTTTGCTGAGAGCAACAAAAACTCGAGGTTCAATGATGCAACTGACACCTCCACAAATCGCCATTTCACAGTCCCCtggaaattataataaaaatgcagtcaataaaaaaaacaattgcaggAAATTTAAGCTCGTGGATGAGTTTAATTAATCtgctatttttcttttctttttctttttttttttttacaaactaACAGAAGAAGTTTGGTCTTGAATATTTAGTGTAACAGTATAGGATGGTCATGACTTCCAGCATACTAAAGAGACAAAGACTAGAATGAAATTAGGGAGGGAGCTCcttgaaaaaaaatcaaatcaaaaaactaaaaaatgaccAGGAGGTTAAATGCACAGTGCAGAAAATGCAAAAagattatacaaacaaacaatacaatgtgcCAAATAAAATCAGGTTAACAAAAGGATACTGTATGACCTCAATGTGAAATACTCTACATTAGACATCACTAACAGAGAGTGTTGTTACCTTGTCTTATGGCCTGGGAAGCATAATGAAGAGCAACAAGGGATGAGGAGCAGGCACTGTCTAAGGCAAAGGAGGGCCCAGTGAAGTTGAAGGTGTAGGAGATCCTATTGGCTGCGATGCTCATTGCTGTGCCGGTGCCATTGTAGTGGTTTATTGTGCTGGGACTGTTGTTCACCAGACCCTCATAATCTCTGTTCATAAGACCTGACAATGACCAGGGTTTAAAAATACAAGAAGCCAATTAATAAATCCTTAGGCAGTGATTCATATTGAATATTTCAAATAAGTAGCACCCCTTACTCTGTGGAAGAGATATGAATTGCAACGTGTTACACTGTCATAGTCAATTGGCATGATACATCTCTAGGTTGCTAATTGAAAGGAACCTGCTGTAAGACCTGCAGGAACACAGCTCTCGTGGATTGGAGTTGTCTAtccctgttctatctgtttttgCTCACGCCCTTTTGTGCAAGGATTGTACAACTTTAAGACACTACTGAAACTGTAACTTTATAATCTGTGTCCCCTTACTATCAATTCACTTAGTACAGGAATGTTAATTTTGCTCAAAGGCAGattaatttaagtaaataaaataatataaagataAATATAAAGATAAATACCAATGAAAACCCCAGTTCGTGTTCCGCTGGCCCTCTCCATTGGTATCCCAGCATCCTCTAGGGCTCTGAAGGTACACTCCAACAGAATCTTCTGCTGGGGATCCATGTGGTCAACTTCAGCCTCATTGAGGCCGAAGAGCTTGTGGTCCAGTGCGTTGAACCTGGAATTTGGAGAGCATGACAAGAGGAAatataagaaagaaaataaatattccaatcaaatatttcaccTATGCCCTGATTCCATTATATTTCTCCTTCATATATAGTAGTAAAGTATTTATATGTGTGAGGATGCACATCAAATGTCATAATTATGAAATATACCCTTACCCATCAATAAGAGCAGCTCTGGCAGTCCGGGATTTCCCAGGCTTGTTGTCATCAGGATCATACCAGGCAGTGCTGTTGAACCTCTCATTGGGAATCTCCACAGTACAGTTCTTTCCTTCCAAGAGAACCTTCCAGAAACTGTCTATTCCTTCACCTTTACAtaatgttaggaaaaacaatatTGATGGTTGATGTTTTTCTCCTCATACTCCATTGAACTaaattaaagcagctgttgtcAACTTCAAAAGATTACTCACTCTGGACCTAGCTGTCCCTGTGGCCAAACTGTGGGCTGATTGCCCATGTAATTTACTAAATATGGAATGGGCAGTTTGCCTGATTGCCCGAAAGAAATATAAGAAATACCCCGTCTTAACGCTGGTCAGTAAACTGACATTTATAGTTTTCTCTAGGCTTAATCAGTATTTATCATTATCAGAAATATgaataacaatatttattaaaataatcacaGAATAATATTTCAGATGAAGGGTGTTAATACATACAATTGGAACCATATGCATGTTTTAATGTCATGTTAATTATCTAAATGCTTAAGACACATATTTATTGAagtgatttatgatttatttaatttattgattaAGTGCACTGAAACCAGATGagacacaataaaacaatattttataacAGTGTGTCCTTGACTGCTTGCCAGATAACACTGCTACCACTTTACTACAATGGGAACAATTCATGTGACAGTACATGCTAATGACATGATAAATAGTGACAATAAAAATATCTAACTATAACTTCCTGTTACCTTGTATCTTATTTCAGCTTTCCATATATTTCACATTAGCTTTATGCACAAATTCTTCCCTACCTTGATAAGCAGACTGGACACATATGTTATGTTTGTGACACATCCTtcttgtaaactttttttttaacatacagTACTCAAGCAATTTCAGATATATAGCATAGCATAGCATGTTGTcaggtatttaaaataaaatcataacatTTCCCTCATAACAGAAACATtacatatttgtaaaaaaacaaattacatcacaacattaataattttgtatttaataacaTTCGAATACTTCCTACCTCCAGGAAAATTGCATCCAATGCCTACTATAGCAATATCTTCACCAATGTCCtccatatttttaatatatgtcaCAGATTCTGAAACATGCAGTAAATTATCAGTGgaagaaattaaacattttgatgtaaacatatatgtaaaaaaattgCCAAAATTTAATGCAATAGTGAATTTGTAAGTAAAGACAAAGTATATTAAAAGAATATACAAAAATGACATACTAATTATatgtaatataaaatgtatttattttaattataaaatctTTTGTATCTCAacaataatgaaaatcaattaattatGTTAGTGTTTTGTGATATTATCACACTGTGATATATTAATTTTCTTGTAAATTCTTTACATCAACTTAATTAAATGTAGAATGAGTGACTGCATCAGATACAGTGGAGGAGATAGTTAAAAAATGTAACAATGTGAAATTCTTaagtattaattaatgtaaggAATGGAATTGAATGAAAGAGTCAGAAAAAATACTTCagcaaaaaagtatttttaaatacttaaattgCACAAAATGCCAACCACTAACtttctattttaaattattatgacaatgaaaaaacaaatgttacagTACCAATAACAAAATGTTAGattttttcaaaaaagttaatatttatttttccaataaaACAGGAGGTCATATGTTGAAATAAAGATGTGTGAAGGGGGTCTACCTCTTTTCATCATGGagtacatttcatgaccaggTTAGTTCATCACCAATTTGCATATTCTGTTATAAACTACACAactattactttagtataaatacatgttaatttggtttcatatgtttttttttttctgaatttatgtgaacgaaaagacacaaatttgcaCGTTTTCTTATTGGAAATatgtaaatttcaaaatatcactgtcctggtcacaaaaggaAAGTTTGTGGGGACTAATAGCCATTTTTTATAcctttgaggcataagcaattaggaaataacacttactaccctggaacaaaaattgtgttacatagtgttataAACCTCAACAGCCCAGAGGTTTGGTATAGAGAAAACAAAGCTGTGGGTTAAGTTAGAAACCAGGCAACATTCAATGTAGTTTTcaagtttaaaataattgtaattacatataacatttgtttattaattgtaaacattttaattttgggGATTTACATTGATTCTTTGTGTAATGCTCAACATATTGATTAGTGAAATATGTTACCTACTATGAAATCTCTATTGTTACAAGTATCAAATAGAAATAGTCAAAGTCTCATGAAAACTAATCATATTCAAAAGTTAATGATCAATGATAATGATCAGAATATTTGTGCTTATAATCTGCTATTGTCTATTcatcctggacaagggcgtctgctaataaataaataataataaaaaggaaagGGAACTCAGGGAAGCATATCAGAGAGAGATCTCTCAGCATTGCACCTAAGCCCCGAAATGcgttatttaaaatgtgcacTAAAGGGCTCTTTTGAACGCCTGTATTGTCCCCATGAATCCGAACACATCCAAACCCAGTTGACTTTCACAGCTACTGATTTAAACTCATCTTACTAAACTCATGATGCATtaacttgttttaatttatatgttttattgatAATCCTGAGATAAATGGGAAcattgaatacatacataaatatatatatatatatatatatatatatatatatatatatatatacactcacctaaaggattattaggaacaccatactaatactgtgtttgaccccctttcgccttcagaactgccttaattctacgtggcattgattcaacaaggtgctgaaagcattctttagaaatgttggcccatattgataggatagcatcttgcagttgttggagatttgtgggatgcacatccagggcacgaagctcccgttccaccacatcccaaagatgctctattgggttgagatctggtgactgtgggggccagtttagtacagtgaactcattgtcatgttcaagaaaccaatttgaaatgattcgacctttgtgacatggtgcattatcctgctggaagtagccatcatagTAGTAAAGTATGGTATGTACTATAGTATTTAATgctatactacagtatactaggAAATGTACTATGGTACAAAAATTGGTACCATGTTGTACAATGGTACAATCTAAGAATGTATTATAGTATATCTTAGTATACCACAGTATACTACagttttgtcatacttcttgctttgcattactagtgcttgtattgtttatttcatttccCCTATTAGCTCCCCTATTGATTCCCTTAGATCTTAACTATAACTTCACATCctgtctgcacttattagcttttacaatctaggatatTGGacttatattgtttactgtataattCCTATACACTCATGTACATTGGAATTGATCAAttacattatgctttgaactgtactgtattattgcactttgtattgctctaatatattttgtaagtcgccctggatatggacgtgtgctaataaataaataaataaataaataaataaataaattgcccAACAATGGACTGTTGTccgggtgtattcctgccttgcaccctgtgcctgccaggatcggctccggcttccccatgACTCTCACCAGGAGAAGCTAATTATTCTTGGTggtatgtctttttattttgattgggGATGGGAGTGGGAGATAGGTGAAGAATATGAACAATACTGCAGTTAATTTATACACTGAAGGATTTAAGTATTAGAGTTGAATATAACACTAtagttaatttacattttactcTTGGAAGTGTTGACACATTAGTTAAATGTTGACACTGAAAGAGTGTTTTATAACACTAACACCAGTGTAGTGTGAATGAAACACTGGCTTAGTGTTGGCTAGTGTTAACATTCAACAACACACTGGCAGagtgttaaaaatgtaacactgtCTAAAGTGTAACTTTAACTCTGTTTAGAGTGGACACATATATACACTTTCATGGTTTTGAATTTAACACTGTAAGAGTTGATTTAACACCTGCAATTTTGCTATGTAGGATAAACATATGTTATACAACACACACTTgatcattgcattttgtttaatcatATTTTACGAATTGTAATTTTTGTAAAGTCTTGAATCACTTGTTTTCATAATTATTAAAACAGTCACTTtatacataaaacaaccaggTGTATTAGAGACACATTGTTGACTTATGAAAACGGTGAAACACATCCACACAGATTCTAATAACAGTGGCATTTGTTTTTTCCCAAGGTCAAGATTAGTTTTTTAAAAATAGGCTAAATTAAGacccaaataaatgaataaataaatacatacatacataaataaaacaaataaactgtcCTGCACCCTAGCAGTCCAAAttcatttgtttaaatatacTGAAGAAATTGAAAGTATGGAGTAGGTCGTGTAAatcaaagtaaaaataatatcccatttaaatgcatgtaacGCAACACAATTTAAAGAAGCACAGTGGGGTGAATACTCCCTAAAGTAATTGTTTATACATATATCGACAGTCAACAGCACTACAGTGTGCacagtaaatataaaaatatgtccTTCACATTCATATATTGGCCCAGATATTACATAACCCATTTCTCCTTGCCGATTAAACCCAATTATAAGATAAAAGCCGCAAATTGCTATTTCTCTGGCATTTTTGTCACTTTCACTGCTCCTTCAACCCTCCATGCCAACCCATGCTTTATTAAAGTCACTCCAATACATGTTCATATCAGCAATGTATTAAACATGGATTTACGTTAAGAAACAAACTGTAATGCATGCTATATAAAAAAGTCCACGCTGCTATGAAAATGTATAAGCCTGTAATTCTTCATGGTACAGAAAATCTGTGCCAAATGTTATTTCTGGCAGTTTGTGTTTTCTCCTCGTTGTTACAATTACCATTGTCCTTAATCACATACATGAATGTGTTAAAGCAAcacttactattattatttatttaattaaggctaagtaattgtaattgaagaaaagtattacatttacattttagcaaaactactactactactactactactactactactactactactactaataataataataataataataataataataataataataataataataataatgtgattttaaaatgttcttcatTGTTTTCTCTCATCGTTTTCAGGTTTACAATGTtagttattaaattaattaatttaagaatTAATTTAAGAATGCAATTGATGGAATGTAAATTCAAATACAGTTGAATGTCACAGCATATTTAATGGATTAATTAATGGTTTTCTTTTGCAAAAAAGTAACACTTTTAAGTAAGTTGTAgtttaaaatgttcatattcatattaaattttGTAAGGGAAGGTAACATCAGTACCACAATATCACAGTAAATGTCATGGTTTactaaaatatacaataaaatagatCGTACATATCAGTAACATAAATTATATGGTACACAATAAACCATACTCTCAAGAGTATGGTTCATtgtgtgtactatatatatatatatatatatatatatatatatataaatatatattatatggtACACACAATGAACCATACTCTTGAGAGTATGTCATGGTATTACATttgaccaaaaaacaaaacaaaaaagtattataTTTCCTTCTATGGCTATGAGCTCTTAGTAAGTCAAGTCTATATGAAAAGTCAAACTTGAATTATACATTGTTgtagaaattaataaaaatgcatCGCCACTTACCTGATGTGCTTTTTCTTCTTGACTGACAGGGTTTTCCTTCCACTTTATATAGTCAACATCTTTAATCTGTTTCCAATACCTAATAGATAACCTGCAACCACCACCAATCAATATGATGAAGAAAATGTAAGATTAAACAAAACGAGCGAAATAACCTGTAAGAGCCCTTTGGAGTCATTACTTCATTTTCACCATATATTACTTGAATGAGTAACAGATAGCATATATGAGGTCTTTGATCTTAACCTAGCAATTTACAATAATGGCTTTTAATTAGAAGGTGGGGGATTTGGGATGTGAAGTCAGTCCCTGAGCCATTctgacacaacacacaacagacCTTCTTTCATAATACATGGCAATTGCGGCTTACTTAAAGACTGGCAATATAGTTTTATATCTAAATTACATATAGCATACCTTACTAGTGTCCTGCatatgttgtaaaactgcagaaAGTAATTATGCcacaaaatattgtttaaacAGTAACAAATTGATTGACCGGGTTTTTCCTGGGAATATTTTCGTCCAAGTTTCCGGGtccatgtatttttttgttttagttttaattaaatgGAAATTAGTGAATAATTGTGGAGTCTTTCCTTTACTAAAGATTGGTTGAAAAGCTTTGTCACAAATAAgaactgaaaaatacattttacatgtaaTGAGGTGTGATGTAATGAGTCTTGTTCTTGAAAacccaaataaatgaataaataaatacatacatacataaataaaacaaataaactgtcCTGCACCCTAGCAGTCCAAATTCATTTGTTTAAATATGCTGAAGAAATTGAAAGTATGGAGTAGGTCGTGTAAatcaaagtaaaaataatatcccatttaaatgcatgtaacGCAACACAATTTAAAGAAGCACAGTGGGGTGAATACTCCCTAAAGTAATTGTTTATACATATATCGACAGCCAACAGCACTACAGTGTGCacagtaaatataaaaatatgtccTTCACATTCATATATTGGCCCAGATATTACATAACCCATTTCTCCTTGCCGATTAAACCCAATTATAAGATAAAAGCCGCAAATTGCTATTTC
It contains:
- the LOC136764107 gene encoding phthioceranic/hydroxyphthioceranic acid synthase, translating into MEDIGEDIAIVGIGCNFPGGEGIDSFWKVLLEGKNCTVEIPNERFNSTAWYDPDDNKPGKSRTARAALIDGFNALDHKLFGLNEAEVDHMDPQQKILLECTFRALEDAGIPMERASGTRTGVFIGLMNRDYEGLVNNSPSTINHYNGTGTAMSIAANRISYTFNFTGPSFALDSACSSSLVALHYASQAIRQGDCEMAICGGVSCIIEPRVFVALSKAKMISPEGTSKPFSSKADGYGRGEGCGVVLLKPLKKAQKDFDHVWGIISSTAINQDGRTVTPITKPSMTQQEELLKTIYCRQIDPSHVQYVEAHGTGTPVGDPTEAGSISSIIAKARPQGSPALYIGSVKGNIGHTESTAGIAGLIKVLLMMHHETIVPSLFYSEDNASIDAKALNLRVPTTAVKWENSGPLGRAAGINNFGFGGTNAHAVVRQYRQNHAVKAEVHNSPKLFVLSAASEKSLKMMLEDTVQRISKDKRVNLPNLSYTSACRRSHSRLKYRKAFVASSLSNLTEQLNSATKKKIVPSKADPRLGFVFCGNGVTYRGMCKQLLKEEHVFREKVKEVENIFQNYKPLNLLEKLENNYDNDDFSKPDVVQPLLFAIQVAIASLLKHWGIKPDVILGHSVGEIAAAHCSGLLSLEDAVKVIFFRSTLQAKVTGGKMLVVSNIAVPEVLKLLPDYSGKLCLAAFNSPQSCTLSGDADAVESLHQILKTSFQTKNLFLHVLDVPAAYHSHMMDPILNPIKENIGFLKENKLDIELISTVTGKVCSTGDFLTGEYWARNIREPVEFEQAVRFAAKDKNVVFVEIGPRRALQRNIMETIGNDTTVFPSVKPDNDHEALLSLVSNLFEMGFEVSWAHIFQGQETVPTPFPKYQFDSLKKETYFELVRKGNEHVSGSNHPVLRQTNSDSKEFKCNLSSDEIAYIYGHKNNGVVIVPAALYVELGLASFMASAKPKVPLSSLQITLHFQSPFIISHNSPEMKVQLELTETENIIKIKSPLATYASGTIDCSRRKAVDESTILLDLVYERCASVVKSEEIYKKLSEVGFQYSSVFKQLRDVHCGAELKEAVTSVKVPEETVTQLHDYCIHPVVLDYFLQMTAVVAASGFKSRPGFPSAIGSLTVLEPLQEEMVLYLRTTKETSTYLEVCGCFTSKEGLVLVELKHVRITFLGRAFSVAEEFFFQNKLTVIQEDLGSDDRKTKALVFADKLGVVKALRQHLHKNSTYISYKDPAKLFTFNVLDMFANLNELPVDRDYDEVLFLWGIGNLTDLKTEKVLEYLVSVCEVYRQIVKKMKEERSSCAIRAITYRMTAKVIDHISPGFVLSGMTRSCAAEISNLSFQLIDIDSVNSESITALAQVINSQKGHQYPEVIISKGQIYTTEITRTPIKTIGSIQRKAVASDSQRFALQTADPYKMTSLCASPSMISTDKQTMTQTVEVQIKKMCVHSSDFYPVSLSDLKYGQTMYWSEYASQNHKLLALDFCGEITAVGSDVKKLKVGDHIVSCYPIAASSKVIIAEDVCYNAKKLPFLMDVPCVSFFILAWEILNHALPKIKQRKLGIISTIPESSFLRVLLVAANKSGWVAFAGTQFSGLLDNVNNCDAFVLLPPFDASSVAKACSVSSAKHIIVVCDNQLPSTFSQNLFQSENERLCLHTVQVGNVFQKAYLKTQKKKIYNWIKSMHLDKKSLDLQSTVFQRSTSGSFDFLPFEESESYIRSKTIPVVVLDNTSQGKLSDIPLLETEKQLFHKNAVYIVTGGLSGLGFETVKFIAVRGGGCIVILSRRAPSPEMLLEINNLQEDVGASVISLQCDISVPEHVMKSMHVIGQTFPSFPIRGVFHSAVVLHDGLIQTLDKLHFEKVLKPKVNGALNLHYATRNCKLDYFVCYSSITSFIGNSAQTNYAAANSFLDVFCHYRRNLGLPGQSINWGALNLGLLLNKEHFQRFLEAKGMMIMEVTEILEGLEQCLMMNNPQQVVCKFSFKNLSSHVLSQNPSLKMRLVALVTEELKNVKLIEPRAVQTTSISSSDEYVRSLLSDESNIDIDDLRNDTTLSALGIDSMLAMTLQNRIFQERNVNVALVKLLDPNATVSSLVSVLQKGRSEEFQNEEMSLSKSEVENEYDNTEF